The DNA region GTTGAAGCATCAGTTATTTAgccttgttgttgctgttctttttaagttgtttcactctactctttgtgaccctatttggggttttctttgaaaccactggagtggttcgccatttccttctccagttatcTAGCCTACTCAGGACCAATTGCTATCTGTCTAACACATAATGCCTAGAAAGTCTCTCCCTAACAGGGAGAAAGACCAATCCTTTCGATCCATTGTTGTGTTGAACTAGCACATCCATTCAAGCAGTAGttaacaaaaacaagcaaaatattgttttattattgtttgttaTTTTCACTTGGTTGTGATTAAGGACTGTGGTCCCAGACAATCATCTGACTTAGGGTCAGAAAATTTTTTATAACTCCAATTGAATTCTTCAATGTGAACATGCACCTTTAAAACTTATTTCTAGGAtaccactagaaaaaaaaatcacaagagacCTGAGGGAGCTAGGGTGATGAAACCTACCTTAATCcaaaagtattatttattttgttttcaataagacaaagaacaacaaaatgaaataaatggattTGTTCCTTCCTTTTTGCATATGTGTTTGCAACAAAAACTGACCATCTTTTGTTTACCCTCCCCAGAATAGAAGTAGCATCTACACATTCATGAGGAAATGCAGATCTCCCCTTGAGGAATAGTGGGGATCTAACTATCTACACATGCATATCAGTGAAATGGACTTAATTATCCAATTCGCAAGTGTCTGGCTACCATATGGTGAGTTATTGGCCTCTCTGTGCTAATTATCGAAACCAAGGAGAAGTAGCATAATGGGAAAGGCCATTTCATTGGAAATAGAAGAactcaattcaaatcccacctcataaACTTACTAGTTAGGTGACCTTGGCAGGTCAATTTATTCTctatccctcagtttccccatctgttggATACTATGCTCTTAAAAGTTTCTTACAGCTCTGTATCTATCAATTGATAGGGTAACAGAAGCAGGATTGgaaggacctgagaggtcataCATTTCAACTCCTTTGTgttatagatgtagaaactgagatacagagaagttaagtgacttgcccaagatcacagtcATTTCCCACCTATTATGTATCAGGTATTGTGCTAGACATacaagggatacaaaaacaaaagctactccctggcctcaagaagcaTATGATCCTtgagaatgaaaagaacagagttcTTTTTATTGCTGCCCTAGTTTGCATTTAACTTATGTCTGGGAGTGAGACAAGGAATCTGAATTCTctttaaaggaaatttttaaataGGACAATAAAGAGTCCCAACAGGgacaatgatattgaaatatggttttgttttccttcttgggTGATCTTTCTACCTTGTACAGCTCCTGTTCCCCAGGTTTTCATTAACTGTACATGTCAAGTTACTTTTATCTCCCAAGACAACAGTAAAAACTTGAGTTTTCCTAAATTGGGCTTCCTGGAGCCTTGGGATCATCAGTTAACTAAGACCTTTTGGAATCTACAGTTCTCTCACCTTCTGTCACCAAAGCCTGATGGACCCTCACTGTCACAgtattaaacaaaaaagaaatattgaagaaGATGTATTCCAAAGTAAGGAGCCAGGAGCACATTCACatgcatatgtaggtatatatgtgtgtgcatcactctcataccaaaaaaaaaaagaggaaggaggagggaggcagggaagaaaaacagaagacaagGCTGCTATTTATAAGtgcaacatttttatttttctcttcccaattcatTCGTAGAGCCTGGGGGAAAGCAAATTCATGCTGAAAAGGGATTATTATAGAAAGTATAGTACTTCTGAATAGCAGTCTATTTTTGACTGGCACAAAAAACAAGTCCTGCTTTAGAACATGTAGAGTCATCAGTGGCTTGTTTattatctttctgttttcctttgtctCTATTAGGGCGCAAGATTGGCTAGAATATTTGCCACTCCCCATGCCCAAGCCCAGGAATTCATAACTGATTCCTAAACAGTCCTATCTAATGTTCCAAAATTAAGAGATCCCCCATCTACTTTATCCCtgattctattctttctcttcttattttcttttaatataactTCATTTATGTGGTCAAAATTAGACCTGCAAGGAAACCTTGAGATCATCTggttcagccccctcattttgtaggtgaagaaactgagtctcagagataaGTGACCTCCCTACCTAAGGTCATTCCAGAAGAGCTTCAAACCTAGGGCTGCctattccaaatctagtgttctgcTACCTTCTACTGCCCTCTAAACAACCAAATGAGAGAACAGGAAGTGATTTGGAAAAGTAATCTCAAGAAACCTTAAAGTTACCTTCCATTAGAGGGCATGATTTGGGCGATGAtcaagcaaaggaaactgagaaggacagTTCAGATGGGTAGGGGGAGGGCCAGGAGAGACTGGTGTCCCTAAACCCCGGAGAGATGACATGGTGGAGAATTCAAGTTAGAGAAGTTCCAATGCAGTGCAACTGCGTGAGAAATAAGgagcagggtcacaaagccaggaagGTTCAGAGACAGAAATCACTgtgttctgactccaggtccagttctctattcaATATTCTGTCAagcctttgtttaaaaaaaaacatgagaagaagAGCATCCTACTTCAAGCAATGTTGGAACTAACCCCCACTGAAAAGTCCAAATCCTCAGAAGGGCTCAACATTGTGAAACTTGTCAATCCATAGAATTCAACCAGAGGTGAGAACCCTCAAGGTTCTTTGAGAAGCTGTTTTAACTTATTTGTCTTGAGGATTCAAGGAAAGGATTCACACTTCATCAAGGAGAGACTAAAGGGGCGGGGCTatactgtataaaaggagagcatCCTTAGATCAGAAACATTTCCTTGAGTGGAACTGAAAGTCTTGCTCTCAGTTGCTACAGGAAAGAAgatccagagagagaaaatggctGCTGATATGGGTATAGCCCAGAAATTGGAGAGTGAAATCATCTGTGGGATATGTTGGAACCACATTTCTCAGCCAATCACCATGGACTGTGGGCACAACTTTTGCCAAGAATGTCTCTCCTGGAGCTGGACAGTTGGAGTCGCACCTTTCTCTTGTCCTGAATGCAGGCAAGTTTCCCAAATCAGAGAACTCCCAGCCCGCAATGTAAGCCTGGAAAATCTGACTGACATTGGTAAGCAGCTCAGCTCCCACCGTTTGCAGAGCACTGAGGGGCAGAGACAATGTCCCACTCACAAGAAAGTCTTCGAGTTCTTTTGTGAGGAGGACCAGACATTACTCTGTGTGTCTTGCTGCCAAATGCCAGAGCATGAGGCTCACAAACTCTCTCCTATAGAAGAGGCTGCTCACAATTACAGGAAGAAGCTCCACGAGATTCTGAATCGCTTGGGGAAGGATTTTGATGAAACTGAGAAACTTCTTCCGCAGCAGGAGGAGGTGCGGAGACCTCTTGTTGACTGGGTTTCGATGATTTCGGGAGAATATTACAAACTTCACTATTTCGTGATGGAGGAAGAATTAGAGTGTGGGGAAATTTTGGAAGCGCAAATAATCAGCAACCACAAACTATCCAGGCATATCCAAACCCTTCAGGAAATCATACAAGAAATGGACGAATCAAGCCTGAAACCCAACCTTGACCTGTTGCAGGATTTCACGGAGCTGTTGGGAAGGAGTGAGTCACTGTTGTCCCAAAGATCCAAGGCTGTCATTCCAGAACTGGAAGAATTTCCCATCACTGCATTGATTGATATCCTAAACAAATTCAGAGTGGATATCAGTGTGGATCCCAAATCAGACCCCACCTATGTGATTGTTTCTGAGGATCTGAGGAGTATGAGGGCTGGAGAAGGCTGGCAGGTGGAGCCCAACCAGCCTGAAGACCCTGTTTGGCATTATGTCTTTGCTGAGCAGTTCTTCACCTCTGGCAGACACTATTGGGAAGTGGATGTGACACAAATACCTCAGTGGGTAGTGGGGATCTACACCCCATTCTTGAGTACAGGGATGGGGAGGAATCCGAACTCACTTGCCTCTGTGTTCCTGCTTCGCTGTGTGAAGAAGAAAGATCATTACAATTTCCAAACTTATCCTGGATCATTAAACCATCAAGCGAAAGACCCTGTGCCCAGGGTTGGAGTATTCCTGGAATACAGTTTTGGTGAGGGCCTCTTTTACAATGTTCTTCAACGCTCCCTCATTTATAGGTTCTGTCCTATTCCATTCACAGAACCTGCCATCCCTGTCTTTTCTCCTGGCCCCCCACTTTCAGGAACAAAGCCTGGTACCATGACTATCTGTCCAGTTGACTCTCATCTTTGTGCCTGCTGTTACTCATCATCCTCCGTGGTGGAACCTCAATCCACCACCAGGCTGCCTGGCTGTGGTCCTTCACTTTTCCAGGCTTCCCCAGGGAGAGAATGAGCATCACCTACATGACATTGAAGGAGGAGAACAATGTTCACCAATTTGAGACAAACTGAAAGAGATCATTCCCAAGTGTTTTGTAtgtttctgtatgtatgtatttgtttgtatgtatctTTCATGGATTCAATTTGTTCATGTATTTTCACAATAAATAAATCTTgtctcagcaaaaaaaaatctcaagatggtttgttgtttagtcattatcAGTCAGGTCTACttctctgtgacccctttggggttttcctggcaaaaatagtaggagtagtttgccatttccttctccagttctttttacagatgaggaaactgaggcaaaccaaggttaagtgatttgcccaggatcacctaggtaataaatatctgaggctggatttgatctcaagttttcctgattcctactgtgccaactagctgcctctataaTCTTATAGCATTACAGCATTTAAATGTGGAGAGGGAAcctggtatagtgaaaagagcaatgATCCTAGGTTCAAAGTCTaaaacctcagatacttagttgtatgactctaggtgagtaaactgaactctctaggccttggtttaccattctataaaaatgaaggggttgcgcTTACTGGCCTCTATgacaaataaaaattttgagaGGCAGAGTTCCTGGGAAATAATGTATTAATTAAGGCTAGCAAATAATGAATAAATTGAGGTCAATGGTTTCTCTTGGCAACCAAAGAAGAATCTTGGAGGGTGCTGAGTGCTTAAATAACCGTTGAGAAGGGGTTGTCCCTGATGAGTAGAAATtcattctgattggttaacaattaatgagagaataaatattcTAATGaaggtgggcttattctaatgaggacTGGGGACATGTTTTTAGTCATAGTGAGTTCTTGGGCAAAGAGACTCATTTCCAAACCCTGATCATTCTGCTTCTAGTAATCTATACAAAAGGATCTATCCTCCACCCAGTACTACCTGAGTAGTACAATGGGCTGAAATTCACCTACATTAGATTCTCTTTACTTTTTAATGAGAACTAAGCTTTCTGAGTTGGGTGGGATCCCCAACCCCTACCAAGATTGAAGAGAATATCTCATTGTCAGCTCTTTCACAGGGATGTaaaaagggggatggggaaaCCTCTTAGcatataaaattaattattaatttaataaaacaATAATCATTTTATCATTCCATGGGATCCTTCAGCactcaatctatgatccttcaGCAAAAGTCACCAACTATATGAGATCTCCCTGGCCCTTTTgagtttttccaagttgttatgcACAGAACAGGGGGCATGGTGAGAGCTAGAGAATCTTTTCACCAGAGGCTCCTTTGAAACTTTGATACAAAGGAATATCCAAGATTATTTTCAGGGTTCAAGATTCCCAACTGTCAGGTATGATAgggttttaaaagaaatttccatGAAATCACTCAGGTAGGAGTATGGACTGAGAATATTTAAGTAACAAGAGGGAAAGGGTAGATTTAAATGGCTAAGGGCTTCTTGAGATACTGGAGTTTCAAGGCGCATAAAAAGGCTGAGAGACAACGTttctgggtatttataataatcaagtcattaattaggctagctgataatcaataaattgatggacagtcttttctctctctaaccAAAGACACTTAACTGCTCCTGACAGGAGAAATCAACTCTAATTGGCAAATAATTAATGAGGGGTGGATATATTAATGGGGAGGGCTAAAGGTGTTTAGCTCCTCCTGGTGAGAATGTGGCATGATCAAGAGTCTCAGCgactgtggtgttaatgtgattaaacatcttccccacccatttcataggtctcaggtggaactagttaagagaagcttgattaggggaggtttgtttgtaggcaggcctacacccatttgctgattgggtgtgaagccctctgcCCCTAAACAGGGTTAAacgaggtatatatatatatatatatatatatatatacatcagaACTGCAAGGTCTCAGAACTTCAGGAAGAGAGCATGCAGGCAGGCAGACAGCTAGGACTTGTGAGAGTGTgtttatgggatggcttggctccctgctgtgatattgtgttttaatttctttgctattatgataaagtaaacttactggttttgggatacaattgttgaTATGTCAAATTAgagttactggttttgggatttgatcttctggtatctgaataaatattttacatcttctgccttctatatggagagtctcatattctgTGATACCAAACTGtaaaggcatattcatggtcaccataaatattgtgaatcttgccttactgatacagtcacctccagcaatctggacaaaggaatccatctctacccagaccactcaGTATGGTTTTCTCCTTCAGGAGCTAAATCGCCCTAAATTCCCATGGTAGAGTACAAGGACATGGGTTTAATGCTTTAGGGCTGCAATGCAACTAGATTAGACTCTGCTAACACTTTAAACAAAAATAAGGTGTTCTAGTTGGATGAGATCCTGCCCAAGATGTTCCcagaggatttgggcaatctccTCTATCAGCAATGTCCTCCAGAGACAGACTGACTGAACTACaactgaatgaggaaatagagagaaaaaaacttaatcctaatttaataattggttattaatataatataaaaataatcacttCTCTCAGTTTGTACCACTGAGAGCTGGTCTAGCCCTTGAGACTATGAGCTGAAACTACTGAATTGTCTGCTCCCCTTGTGGAGACTAGAGAGATGAtataaaccagggctgtccaaaatgcacccttcaggctacatgtggcccacAGTAGGATTTATGTGGCCAGTATACAAgcatataaatttacataaatgctttaaaaaaccaagccgagctactgcagaactctcactaaaatagcaaatcaaaatatgtctattgtttcaataaaaacctaatgtTGGACAGTCCTGATATAAACCAATATCCTCTTTTAGTTGTTCAGGAAACTGAACCCCATCAATAATCATAATCAACAGATTAGGAAATTATCCTCAAGGTTTTGGCAGAAAAGATATAAGTAAGTAGAAAGTCCAAAGTTCTTCCCTGGTATTATTCCAGATTTTTACAATCTAATCTCAAAGTATATTTCACCCTTCATATCAATGTCTCTCCATTCCAGCTATATATGTCTTCAGCCTGTTTTCTGGGCCCACAGCAAGCTTTTCTACATATTGGAATTTGCTCAAAATCTTTTCCCCTCTGCTATTCACTCTACCTTTactaattataaataataacaacaaccataataatagctgtaatttatatagcgcctactatgCTCCAAGTGATGgccaagcactttaaaatattatcttatttgatcctcacaacaaatctgggtaataggtcctttttttttaacagtttagGAAATTTAGACAAACAGGTTATATgacctatccagggtcacacagctactaagtgtccaaggctgtcTTTCAACTCATAGCTTCCTGATATCAggaccagaactctatccactgcagcagctagctgcctctaaagGAAAGATTTAGCTATGTAAACTTTAGAGTTCTACAAGGCTCGGCTTAGTtccatctgcttttctgaagtctTGCCAGGGTTTCTCCAAGCCATACTGGCTCTCTGAACTCCTAGTTTCAAAGAGTCCAAAGTCCAATGACTTTTCTACCATAATTCAAGTGTGTTCTCACCTTGCAACTTTCCTCAATAtctagagcagggatggggaagctgtggctttagagccacatgtggccttctagatccttaagtgcagccttttgactcacttaaggacctagaaggtcccATGTAGCCttaaggccccaggttccccacccctgatctaaagCCTTCTCACCATGGAATATACCCCTGTCATtccattcctcttctcccattggcGAGTTGGGGGCCTCAGTTTTGGGAATAGGCTCAAGTCACTTACTATCTTCCTCAGACTTCACAGAGGACTTTATTTCGTAAATCGCTGATGCATCCTTCATATACTTATGTACATTATGGTTCTTTGTGCTGGGATCTTGTATCCTTCCTAGAATTCCGCTTCCTGAAGGGCAGGACTATTGTCTTATGTCTTATCTCATCCAGCTAGTGTTACACTCCAAAGACACTTAAGAATTGGGTGGTgatgttgcttttgttgttgctgggttgaatttttttggaggggtagtaaggaatttttttgtattttattttcttgtattatatAAGTCTTTGAATTTCCCACAGTCCCTTGCACTTAATTGAGTCAGTGCTCAATATTGTTCCAAAGATCTTTAAATgctagaggaatttatatttcacCCTAGTGATCATGGAAAAGTAGGGGCATTTCAGGAAAGAGCAACTAAACATGGTTAGGCTTCCCTAAGTACCAAGCTGTTCCTTGGGGCACCCAGAGTGCAGGTTTCAAAGAGTTccacaaaacagaaagaaaaaagaggaaaggaagatttTTGAAATGCTGCCAAGAGAAAGTTACTGTTTCTACTCTTAACTTCACTATGACTTATTCTTTTACCACTCTTGGCCCAATTGCACCAACGAGCTTTGCAATTTTCACCTGCCTAGCTGGGAAGCCAATGCTAGCATTAAAGATCTTTCTCCCCCACTGAGGTCTGGATCTCCCTTGTCTCTTGATAAGAAAGAAGATGGGCCTAAAACTGAAATGCTAGACAGAGGCAGAACTGTGATACTAAATATATTAATTCTCATTCCAATTTGCTAAGAGATGAATGTTATACCTCTCCTAATCTTTCCCCTACTTATAAAATCCACCACAATTTCCCTAGCCCCTCTAAAAGGTATTAAGATTTCAGGAGAATTCTCAGATGAATTCATTTCAGAACCTTTATTTGTGCTTCTTCCCCTAAGGCCAAATGGTGTTAGAGGAAAGAACCCTCTGCATTTGGAAATAAGAGATTTATGATTTAGTGAAAATAATACTCCAGGACAggaggcttgagttgaattcaaagATCTAACACTTACCTGTGGGACACTGGATAAATCATTTAGCCTTTCCaaaccttatttttttaatctatgtaaTGAGGTAGGTGGACTCTGGgaaccttccaactctaaatctatgatctcatgattgGGAGTCAGGACCACAATGGATGGTATTTCTGATTCAGAATTAGTAGATTCCTTATTCAAATCttgctttgtttattttaaagataGTGTCCTATGGTTGagagagcattggatttgaagtcagaggacctgggtttgaagctCAGTTCTACTAGTTACAATCAacgtgaccttgagtaaatcacttaacccctcagtttcttcattttaaaaataagggaatCGGACTAGATAACTTCGGAGGTAACTTGCAATCCTAAGCTTACACTCCTATATCGTTTAACTTAtcttgatctcagtttcttccttagtCAAATGAATGCATGGGGTAGGGTATAAAGGAATGAGAACCAGCTGGttagtcagaaaacctgagttcaaatttcatttttcacccttactacctgtgtggccttagtcaagtcacataacctgttgggccctcagtttcttcatgttgtaaatgaagaggctggacttGACAACCCTTAAGTTTCTTTCTAGCCCTATAGCCTACAGACCTGGCTCTGGATTATTCCTCAGTGTTGGTtcatttattaactatgtgaccctggcaaagttgTTCCATCTCTCAGAGACttatttcttcacctataaaatgattataattttatttatatcacattcattgcAAGGGTACCATGagaaaaatacattataaatctttaaatgctatataattgGCAGCTAAATTAATTAGTATTTTGATTAATTATTAtctataattaattaatattttattttcccccactttctagGAGTCTAACCTTTCTTGCTACCAAGAAATAGATGAGCTAGGTTACTTTACTTTGGTCTTGTCATGCTGGATCACAAAATAAATTTGGTAAATATTAGTAGGATGTGATAAAAGACCCAACCCAGGCTACATAGAAAGGGATTCATTCAGCCACTAACTCATCTGGGTAGATCAGCACCAGGATACAAAGCACTTGAGGTCACTGATAACTAGGTTGGTAAGAGTAAGCATCATCATGATGATGAGTTAGTCAACAaccaactaacaagcatttatttccaGCACTAGGCTAGAAAATGGAAAGACAATgacacaaatgaaacagtcccagGGGCTCAGATTCTAAAGGAGGATacataattaaatatacataaatgtacataaTTAAATATAGACAAAATAGTTACAAGGCAATTTGGAGGGGAAAGGTACTAGCATTTGGATGATCAAGAAAGCCTTCATGCAGAAGTTATCacttgaaggaaactggagatTCCCGACCAGTGGATGTGAGGAGGGGGTACACCACCACAGTGGTGGGCAGACTGTACAGGGGCCCAAAGATAGAGCAGAATTCCAGGCAAGTGACAGCCTGTgcaaatgatgataataataatgattaacatatggatgctatttttcatttatataacactttaaggcaGAGGTTGTTAACTTAGGGCCTCTGaacttatttaatttattttgatttccttgataatccAATGATTTGATTTGATgcgtttaaaaatattattttcaaaagggtcccataggcttccccagactccTGAAGGGGTCCATAGCGTAAAAAAActccacatatatatgcatatacaaatatgtatatacacagagataagtctctctttgaaaattataaatcaggacttcatatatacatataaacatgtatggagtctatctgtgtatatatacatatatatatatatatatatatatagtatatatgcacatataagaaTGTTTAAGAAAGCCAGtattaacatttacaaagttctttgcTCAGTGTTTAAGGACTATAGGGTTCCCTTCCCAAGGATTTCCCAAGGATTCCTCTTGGAGGAGCAGACAGCTTTCTCTCTAGCCATGTACAGTAAAGGCAACTTCTCAATCACATGCCAGCATCCCTAAAGAATATCCCACCTATTCATTGTCATCTCGGGATCACTGTAAAACTTATGGGCATCTAGAATCATGGTAAGCTACATCCTCTAGTGTCAGCTTATTTGTCTCAGCTGGTGGCATCATGTAGGATCCCTGAACATCTGTGGCCCTCGGGGCAGATAAAGAAGTATCTTTTCCTCCATCTCCCTCATACCTAACTAAAAGCTTCAAGAAGAGTTAGGTCAATACGCATTTACTAGGTACTTACTGTGAGACAGGCATCCTGCTAAGTGcgggagatacaaatataagcaaaaattaaaacaagtgCTACCTTtcaggaacttccattctaatgcCATGTATGACAACACATAAATGGAAGATGAAAAaggagaagctgccagatctaCAAGACAGATGGGAAATGCAGTTGGATGGGGAGAAGACACAGATGATATTGTTAAACTAAAAGATGAACTTCTTTTCCCCTGCCTGGGAAGCACACTCAACTGGACTGAGTCAACCTGGGAGATCTATAATCTCTTACCCAGATCCTTTCATCTAGTGCTATCCTGACCACAACTCTCCAATATCTGAAGAAATGAAATCAGTTGAGAGCAAACTTAGCTGTCATGTACTATTCCCAGAAAGCAAAACTCCACTTCATGaacaatgtttctttttttatccccacaATTCTCCTGTTCCCTCATCATTTCCCAAAGACACATCATGTCAACACAGGGCTGAGATGGTGCCTTCCCGCTCTGACAGTTGCCAGGGTTGGCTCCCATCCAAGGCCCCCTCAGGGAAGTGCCACAAATAAACCCCCTCAGCTTTTTATATAGGTCAGCTGGACAATTAGCATCTATAAAAAACAATTCTCAGGGCTGGCATGCCATTTGGGAGCCTTGCTCAATTAGAAGGCAGCTTTCAATGTCTCAGGTCACAAAGCCCCTACAGGCCTTAACTCATTCATGTCCCAGGAAGGCTGCTTCTACTTTCTTATCAATATTACACAGTCTGGGCACTCAACATGGGTGGTGTTGGAGCTGGTGCTGGGAGTGGGTAGGAGGAATCTATTTTTAGTTCATAGAAGCagtgtagatagagcactagatttggagtaaagaaaggcctgagttcaaattctacctcagatactgactacCTGTGCATCTCTCACccagtcacttcatctttctcatCCTGAGTGTTCTCATGTGTAAAAGGGAAATGATTGTAACAGCACCtgactcacaaggttgttgtgagactctTATGagataacaataaataaaatactacgTAGTATTATATATCAAATAGGTAAAACACAAAGCAAtatataaaatgctatgtaaatattaagaATCACAGaacatataaaatattatgtaaatattaAGGATCGTGCATATGATTTCCTTTGTATA from Trichosurus vulpecula isolate mTriVul1 chromosome 1, mTriVul1.pri, whole genome shotgun sequence includes:
- the LOC118855151 gene encoding tripartite motif-containing protein 64-like, which gives rise to MAADMGIAQKLESEIICGICWNHISQPITMDCGHNFCQECLSWSWTVGVAPFSCPECRQVSQIRELPARNVSLENLTDIGKQLSSHRLQSTEGQRQCPTHKKVFEFFCEEDQTLLCVSCCQMPEHEAHKLSPIEEAAHNYRKKLHEILNRLGKDFDETEKLLPQQEEVRRPLVDWVSMISGEYYKLHYFVMEEELECGEILEAQIISNHKLSRHIQTLQEIIQEMDESSLKPNLDLLQDFTELLGRSESLLSQRSKAVIPELEEFPITALIDILNKFRVDISVDPKSDPTYVIVSEDLRSMRAGEGWQVEPNQPEDPVWHYVFAEQFFTSGRHYWEVDVTQIPQWVVGIYTPFLSTGMGRNPNSLASVFLLRCVKKKDHYNFQTYPGSLNHQAKDPVPRVGVFLEYSFGEGLFYNVLQRSLIYRFCPIPFTEPAIPVFSPGPPLSGTKPGTMTICPVDSHLCACCYSSSSVVEPQSTTRLPGCGPSLFQASPGRE